Genomic segment of Rhodococcus sp. W8901:
GCACCCGCGTGCTCGAGCGCTTCAAGAACGGCCGCACCCCGGTGCTCGTCGCGACCGACGTCGCGGCCCGCGGCATCCACGTCGACGGCATCGACCTCGTCGTGCACGTCGATCCCCCGGCCGATCACAAGGACTACCTGCACCGCGCGGGTCGCACCGCGCGCGCCGGCGAGGCCGGTGTGGTCGCCGCGATCGTGCTGCCGAACCAACGTCGCCAGTTCCGTCGTCTGACGGGCATGGCCGGCGTCAACGCCACCGCGGTGCCCGTGGCACCGGGCTCTGAGGAGCTCGCGACCATCACCGGCGCCCGCACTCCCAGTGGAGAACCGGTGCGCGAGAGCCACTTCCGCAGCGAGCGTGACGGCCGCGGCGATCGCCGTGAGCGGTCGTTCGGCGACCGTGGTCCGCGCCGCGAGGGCGGCTTCCGCGGCGGCAACCGTGACGATCGTGGCCCGCGCCGCGACTTCGGGGACCGTGGCCCGCGCCGGGACTTCGGTTCGCGTGACGATCGTCCGAGCGGCCAGCGCAGCTACGGCGATCGCCCGCAGGGTGACCGCAGCTTCGGTGACCGCGACAACCGCTCCTTCGGTAACCGTGACGATCGTGGCCCGCGCCGGGACTTCGGCGATCGGGACAACCGTGGCCCGCGCCGCGACGGCGAGGGTGGCGGCTTCCGCGGCAACTCGAGCAACCGTGACGGCGGCTTCCGGGGCAACCGGGACGATCGCCCCCAGGGTGACCGTCCGCGCCGCGACTTCGGTAACCGCGACAACCGCTCCTTCGGCAACCGCGACGACCGCGGCCCGCGCCGCGACTTCGGTAACCGCGACAACCGCTCCTTCGGCAACCGCGACGACCGCGGCCCGCGCCGCGACTTCGGTGACCGCGACAACCGTGCACCGCGCCGCGACGGCGACGGTGGCGGTGGCGGCTTCCGGGGCAACCGGGACGGTGGCGGCTTCCGCGGCAACGACTCGCGGGGCGGCGGCTTCCGCAACGACCGCAACGACCGGAACGAGCGCAGCTTCGGCGATCGCGGTCCCCGTCGGGACGGCGACAACCGCTCCTTCGGTAACCGCGACGATCGTGGCCCGCGCCGGGACTTCGGCGATCGGGACAACCGTGGCCCGCGCCGCGACGGCGACGGTGGCGGCTTCCGGGGTAACCGGGACGATCGCGGCCCGCGCCGGGACTTCGGCGACCGCGACAACCGGTCGTTCGGAGACCGCCGCAGCAGCGGTGCGCCGTCCGAGCAGCGTTCGAGCGGCTTCCGTAGCCGCACCGACCGCCGCAGCTACGACGGTTTCGACGGCCCGAGCCGCGGCCGCAACCAGTAACACGCGGACCGGTCGGTGATCGATCGGTAGACCTGAGCATCGGCCCCGGCCGCCCGTTGACGGGCAGCCGGGGCCGATGTGCGTGACGGGTGCCATATCTCGAACAGCGGGGCCGGTTCGCGTTTCGCGGGGGTGACGAGGGAAGCTGTAACCATGACCACCGAGACCTCTGCCAGCACCGAGGCTGCCCGCGCCCAGATCGGCGTTACCGGGCTCGCCGTTATGGGATCCAACATCGCCCGCAACTTTGCCCGCCACGGCCACACCGTGGCGCTGCACAACCGCAGTGTCGCCAAGACCGATGCGCTGATCGCCGAGCACGGTAGCGACGGTGATTTCGTCCGCACCGAGACCATCGAGGAGTTCGTCGGCGCGCTGCAGAAGCCGCGACGCGTGCTGATCATGGTCAAGGCCGGCGACGCGACCGATGCGGTCATCGAGGAACTCGCGAACGCGATGGAGCCCGGTGACATCATCATCGACGGCGGCAACGCGCTGTACACCGACACGATCCGTCGTGAGGCGGCGCTGCGCGAGCGCGGTCTGCACTTCGTCGGCGCGGGCATCTCCGGCGGCGAGGAGGGTGCCCTCAACGGCCCGTCGATCATGCCCGGCGGTCCCAAGGAGTCGTACGCGGCGCTCGGCCCGCTGCTCGAGTCGATCTCGGCGCACGTCGACGGCACCCCGTGCTGCACGCACATCGGCCCCGACGGCTCGGGTCACTTCGTGAAGATGGTGCACAACGGTATCGAGTACGCCGACATGCAGCTGATCGGCGAGGCCTACAACCTGTTCCGTGACGCCCTCGGCTTCGACGCCGACAAGATCGCCGACGTGTTCACCGAGTGGAACGCGGGCGAGCTCGAGAGCTACCTCGTGGAGATCACCGCGGAGGTGCTCAGGCAGAAGGACGCCGAGACCGGCAGGGCACTGGTCGACGTCATCGTCGACGCCGCCGAGCAGAAGGGCACCGGCCGCTGGACGGTCAAGTCCGCGCTCGATCTCGGTGTGCCGGTCACCGGCATCGCCGAGGCCGTGTTCGCCCGCGCGCTGTCCGGTTCGCGTGACCAGCGCAAGGCAGCGCAGGGGCTGGCGTCGGGCGACCTGGGTGCCAAGCCGACCGATGTCGAACAGTTCACCGAGGATATCCGCCGCGCGCTGTACGCATCGAAGATCGTCGCGTACGCGCAGGGCTTCGATCAGATCCGCGCGGGCAGCGAGGAGTACGACTGGAACCTCACCCCGGGTGACCTGGCGACCATCTGGCGCGGCGGCTGCATCATCCGGGCCCGCTTCCTGAACCGCATCAAGGATGCATACGACAGCAACCCGAACCTCACGTCGCTGATTGTCGAGCCGTACTTCCGCGAGGCGATCGAGAACGCGATCGACAGCTGGCGTCGCGTGGTCGTCACCGCGACCACCCTCGGCATCCCGGTGCCGGCGTTCGCGTCGTCGCTGTCGTACTACGACGGCCTGCGCGCCGAGCGCCTGCCGGCGGCCCTGACGCAGGGCCAGCGCGACTTCTTCGGTGCGCACACCTACGAGCGCATCGACAAGCCGGGCAAGTTCCACACCCTCTGGAGCGGTGACCGCTCCGAGATCGAGGCCTGAACCTCGTCGGCGGACAGATGACGGGGGCGGACGCGACCAGCGTCCGCCCCCGTCGCACGTCCGCGGTCAGGCGCCGTGGATTTGCCGGTGCAGCACGTGCACGTCCTCGACGAGTTCCGGGATCGGTCCGACCACGGTGACACCGGGGGCGACGGCCTGGATCGGCAGCGGGCTCACCGGGGCCGGCGCCACCCCCATCTCGGTCAACCAGCCCACCAACTGTTCGGTGGAGGCGACGTAGACGATCCGGCCCAGACCCACCCAGGCGTGCGCGGCCGCGCACATCGGGCAGTGTTCGCCCGAGGTGTAGACCGTCGCGCCGGCGCGCTCGTCGATGGTCAGGTTCTCGGCGGCCCAGCGGGCGAGTTCGAACTCCGGATGCCGTGTCCGGTCGCCGCCGGCGATCCGATTGCGGTCCTCGGCCACCGCGGTGCCGTCGGCGGTGGCGAGCACCGATCCGAACGGCTCGTCGCCGGCCAGCAGGGCCTCGGCGGCGAGATCGACGCACCGCTGCAGGTGCCGGAACTCGGCGTCGGACACCGACGGCCTGGAACTGCGGGATTCGGACACGTCTACCTCCTCGTGGACCGTGGCGCGAGAGGATCGTCCACGGGAAAAGCTGAATTCTGTCATCCGCCGTACGCGGTAACCTGTGACTTCACACGCGAGCTGCGTCTGTGCCCGGGTCTGCGGCCCGGTTTCTCACCGGCCCTTACGGAGGCACCCCATCCCGATGTCCGACCGCTCCGACGTCACCTTCGCACAGTTGGGGCTTCCGCCCACGCTCGTGCACGCATTGGGCCGGGACGGGGTGAAGACCCCGTTCCCCATCCAGGCGGCGACGATCCCGGACATCCTCGCCGGACGGGACGTGCTCGGCCGGGCGCCGACCGGGTCCGGGAAGACGCTCGCGTTCGGGTTGCCGATGCTGGTGCGGCTGATCGGAAAGGCGAGCCGACCGGGTCGCCCGCGCGCCATCGTGTTGGTCCCCACCCGTGAGCTGGCCGCCCAGATCGACAAGGCGCTCGACGAGTCGGCGCTCGCGCTGGGCCTACGGATCGCGCTGCTCGTCGGCGGGGTGCCGTTCAAGGGGCAGGCGGTGCGGCTCTCGCGCGTCGCGGACGTCGTCGTCGGCACGCCCGGCCGGATCGCCGATCACCTCGCGTCGGGGACGATCACGCTCGACGACGTCGTGGTCACCGCCGTCGACGAGGCCGATCACATGGCCGAACTCGGGTTCCTCCCCCAGGTGACGGAGGTGCTCGACCGGACGCCCACGCAGGCGCAGCGGCTGCTGTTCTCCGCGACGCTGGACGGCGAGGTCGACGCCCTGGTCCGGCGGTATCTCACCGATCCGGTGCTGCACGCGACCGCGCCGCCGGAGGCGTCCGTCGAGACGATGACGCACCACGTGCTGTACGTCGAGCGGTCGGACAAGGCGGAGGTCGTCGCGCGGATCGCTTCCCGGGCGGGACGCACGCTGCTGTTCGTGCGGACCAAGCACGGGGTGGACCGGTTGCACGAGCAGCTGCGAGCCGTCGGCATCGACGCGGGCGCGCTGCACGGCGACAAGCCCCAGGGCTACCGGACGCGGACGCTGGCGGAATTCGCCGACGGCACCCGACCGGTGCTGGTCGCCACCGACGTCGCCGCGCGCGGCATCCACGTCGACGACGTCTCCCTCGTCGTGCACGTCGATCCGCCGACCGAATCCAAGGCCTACCTGCACCGCGCGGGCCGCACGGCGCGGGCCGGCGAGGCCGGCGCGGTGGTCACGCTGGTGACCGAGGACGAGCGTGCCCCGGCGGCGAAGGTTATGCGTGCGGCCGGCGTCGAGGCGGAACCGATCGCGGTCGGACCGAACGACCCGCGGCTGGCCGCGATCACCGGTGCACGCCGTCCCAGCGGCGTGCCCATCCCGGATCCGGTGGCGCCCCAGCGGACGGCCGACGAGCGGCCGACCCGGGTGTCGCTGCGCGGCACCGCGCTACCGCCCCGCGGCGCCGCCGGGCAGAAGGACCGCGACGGGGCGCAGAAGCCCGGCCGCGGCGACCAGCGTCGGGCCCGGCCCGGTGCGGCGCCGCGCAGCCGTCGACGCCGCGGGGGTGCCTGAGCGCCATGCTCGCCTCCGTCCTGTGCGCACTGGTCGCCGCGTTCCTGTTCGCGTGCGCGTCGGTGGCGCAGCAGAGCGCGGCATCGCAGGTGCCGGAGGAGCAGTCCCTCATCGCGTCGCTGATGCGCAGTCCCCGCTGGTGGGCGGGCCTGCTCGGCGACGGCGGCGGCTACCTGATGCAGGTGGTGGCGTTGGCGCTGGGTTCGGTGCTGGTGGTGCAGCCACTACTGGTGACGGCATTGCTGTTCGCGTTGCCGCTGTCGGCGCGGTTCTCGGGGACCCGGTTCCCGCGCAGTTCGTGGGGGCTGGCGGTCGCGCTCAGCGCCGCGCTGGCGGTGTTCCTCGTCGTCGGCAATCCCACCGCGGGCGGCGTCGACGCCCCGTGGGCGCAGTGGGCCGTCCCGCTCACCGCGGTGGTGGCCGCCATCGCGGTCGCGACGCTGGTCGGCCTGTCCCCGCGGGTCGCCCCGGGTCGGCGGGCGCTGCTGCTCGGCGCCGCGAGCGGCGCGCTGTACGGGGTGGCGGTGGCGTTCACCAAGTATGTGACCGATCTGTTCGAGCGCGGGTTCGTCGAGGTGATCGGCGCGTGGCAGACGTACGCGCTGCTCGCGGCCGGGATCGTCGGCGTGTATCTGCAGCAGCGCGCCTTCCAGGTGGGCCCGCTGTCGGCGTCGCTGCCGGCGATGACGATCGGCGAGCCGGTGATCGCGGTGTTCCTCGGGATGACGGTGCTCGACGAGCGCCTGCGCGTCTCCGGCGTCGGGATCGCGGTCATCGTGGTCGCCGCCGCCGTCATGGTGGGGACGACGATCGCGCTCTCCCGCGATCAGGCCGCACTGCAGCGGGCGCCCGAGCCGGTCGCGGACTGACGGGAATGCCCGGCGGCCGGTCCGCGTTGCACCCCCGAGAATGAAATCCAATCTTCAACTATCGGGTTCGCCCGATCCACATCAGGAGGAAGCATGGGTTCGACCACCCGCTCGGGACAGATCTTCCGCCTCGGCGGCCCGTGGCAGGCACTCGATCCGTTCCTGTTCGCGGTCCACCACGTCGACCACTATCCGGAGGGCACCGCGGACATGACGCCCGCCGTCGACGTCTCCGACCGCCCGCTCGGCCAGGACTTCGGCAATCCGTCCGGCTGGAACATGTACCACGGCACGACGGTGCCCGGTTTCCCCGCACACCCGCACCGCGGGTTCGAGACCATCACGATCGTCCGGCGCGGCTTCGTCGATCACGCCGACTCCACCGGCGCCGGCGCCCGCTACGGCGGCGGCGACGTGCAGTGGGTCACCGCGGGAGGCGGGGTCAGCCACTCGGAGATGTTCCCCCTCCTGAACACCGACCGCGACAACGACTTCGAGCTGTACCAGATCTGGCTGAACCTGCCGGCCCGCAACAAGTCCGCGCCGCCGGAGTTCAAGATGCTCTGGAACGAGGACATCCCCGCCGTCGAGGTCGTGGGCGAGACCGGCACCGCGCACGTGCGGGTGATCGCCGGCCGCTTCGGGGACCGGGACGCGCTGGCACCGCCCGCCCACTCCTGGGCGGCCGAGGACAGCGCCGACGTGGCCATCTGGCTGGTGGACCTCGAACCGGGCGCGGCGATCGAACTCCCCTCCGCGGCCTCCGCCGACGCCCGGCGGGTCCTCTACGTCCACGGCGACGGGGCCCGCGTCGACATCGACGGCACCGCCGTCGAATCCGGGTGGGGCTACGCGCCCGACGACGGCGACAGCCTGTCCGTGCGCGCGGACACCCGGTCGACGGTGTTGATGCTGCAGG
This window contains:
- a CDS encoding DEAD/DEAH box helicase codes for the protein MSDRSDVTFAQLGLPPTLVHALGRDGVKTPFPIQAATIPDILAGRDVLGRAPTGSGKTLAFGLPMLVRLIGKASRPGRPRAIVLVPTRELAAQIDKALDESALALGLRIALLVGGVPFKGQAVRLSRVADVVVGTPGRIADHLASGTITLDDVVVTAVDEADHMAELGFLPQVTEVLDRTPTQAQRLLFSATLDGEVDALVRRYLTDPVLHATAPPEASVETMTHHVLYVERSDKAEVVARIASRAGRTLLFVRTKHGVDRLHEQLRAVGIDAGALHGDKPQGYRTRTLAEFADGTRPVLVATDVAARGIHVDDVSLVVHVDPPTESKAYLHRAGRTARAGEAGAVVTLVTEDERAPAAKVMRAAGVEAEPIAVGPNDPRLAAITGARRPSGVPIPDPVAPQRTADERPTRVSLRGTALPPRGAAGQKDRDGAQKPGRGDQRRARPGAAPRSRRRRGGA
- a CDS encoding DMT family transporter, encoding MLASVLCALVAAFLFACASVAQQSAASQVPEEQSLIASLMRSPRWWAGLLGDGGGYLMQVVALALGSVLVVQPLLVTALLFALPLSARFSGTRFPRSSWGLAVALSAALAVFLVVGNPTAGGVDAPWAQWAVPLTAVVAAIAVATLVGLSPRVAPGRRALLLGAASGALYGVAVAFTKYVTDLFERGFVEVIGAWQTYALLAAGIVGVYLQQRAFQVGPLSASLPAMTIGEPVIAVFLGMTVLDERLRVSGVGIAVIVVAAAVMVGTTIALSRDQAALQRAPEPVAD
- a CDS encoding pirin family protein — encoded protein: MGSTTRSGQIFRLGGPWQALDPFLFAVHHVDHYPEGTADMTPAVDVSDRPLGQDFGNPSGWNMYHGTTVPGFPAHPHRGFETITIVRRGFVDHADSTGAGARYGGGDVQWVTAGGGVSHSEMFPLLNTDRDNDFELYQIWLNLPARNKSAPPEFKMLWNEDIPAVEVVGETGTAHVRVIAGRFGDRDALAPPAHSWAAEDSADVAIWLVDLEPGAAIELPSAASADARRVLYVHGDGARVDIDGTAVESGWGYAPDDGDSLSVRADTRSTVLMLQGVPIGEPVAAQGPFVMNSEREIMQAYNDYRTTRFGGWPWPSEAPVYSRETGRFARYGDGRLERPESAPADDTDPTLA
- a CDS encoding nucleoside deaminase produces the protein MSESRSSRPSVSDAEFRHLQRCVDLAAEALLAGDEPFGSVLATADGTAVAEDRNRIAGGDRTRHPEFELARWAAENLTIDERAGATVYTSGEHCPMCAAAHAWVGLGRIVYVASTEQLVGWLTEMGVAPAPVSPLPIQAVAPGVTVVGPIPELVEDVHVLHRQIHGA
- a CDS encoding DEAD/DEAH box helicase, coding for MTNAAQDSAARNENEPAVEIPETTVDTVTTEVTADAVETTEAPEVSETESAEADGTAEADGTVETDEATGLTFAEIGLPEPVVAALARNSITSPSPIQAMAIPDAIAGKNILGRAQTGSGKTLAFGLPMLARLARHDERPAPKRPRALVLVPTRELAFQVVESLTPYAGSIGLNVKAAVGGTPFTKQVDQLRRGVDILVATPGRLGDHLRQNTCILDSVEMTALDEADQMADMGFLPEVRTLLGDTPDESQRLLFSATLDNDVKTLVREFLPEHELHSTQDGRASVTTMDHYVLLVDRGQKDAVLAEIASREGGRTIMFARTKLGAEGITERLREQGVAAESLHGGKAQNQRTRVLERFKNGRTPVLVATDVAARGIHVDGIDLVVHVDPPADHKDYLHRAGRTARAGEAGVVAAIVLPNQRRQFRRLTGMAGVNATAVPVAPGSEELATITGARTPSGEPVRESHFRSERDGRGDRRERSFGDRGPRREGGFRGGNRDDRGPRRDFGDRGPRRDFGSRDDRPSGQRSYGDRPQGDRSFGDRDNRSFGNRDDRGPRRDFGDRDNRGPRRDGEGGGFRGNSSNRDGGFRGNRDDRPQGDRPRRDFGNRDNRSFGNRDDRGPRRDFGNRDNRSFGNRDDRGPRRDFGDRDNRAPRRDGDGGGGGFRGNRDGGGFRGNDSRGGGFRNDRNDRNERSFGDRGPRRDGDNRSFGNRDDRGPRRDFGDRDNRGPRRDGDGGGFRGNRDDRGPRRDFGDRDNRSFGDRRSSGAPSEQRSSGFRSRTDRRSYDGFDGPSRGRNQ
- the gndA gene encoding NADP-dependent phosphogluconate dehydrogenase; amino-acid sequence: MTTETSASTEAARAQIGVTGLAVMGSNIARNFARHGHTVALHNRSVAKTDALIAEHGSDGDFVRTETIEEFVGALQKPRRVLIMVKAGDATDAVIEELANAMEPGDIIIDGGNALYTDTIRREAALRERGLHFVGAGISGGEEGALNGPSIMPGGPKESYAALGPLLESISAHVDGTPCCTHIGPDGSGHFVKMVHNGIEYADMQLIGEAYNLFRDALGFDADKIADVFTEWNAGELESYLVEITAEVLRQKDAETGRALVDVIVDAAEQKGTGRWTVKSALDLGVPVTGIAEAVFARALSGSRDQRKAAQGLASGDLGAKPTDVEQFTEDIRRALYASKIVAYAQGFDQIRAGSEEYDWNLTPGDLATIWRGGCIIRARFLNRIKDAYDSNPNLTSLIVEPYFREAIENAIDSWRRVVVTATTLGIPVPAFASSLSYYDGLRAERLPAALTQGQRDFFGAHTYERIDKPGKFHTLWSGDRSEIEA